In the genome of Deltaproteobacteria bacterium, the window ATAGCGGAATTTATGAATGTATCCGGAAAAACGGTTGAGACTCATAGAGACAATATTAGAAAGAAATTTGGTATAAAGCACAAAAAGACAAACCTCAGAACCCACCTATCCTCGCTATAATAATCCCCAGGCAAGGACTTCAGGGACATCCTTTACATTTACAGTTTTGCATGGTTATGGCCTTCCTGACATTTGCATCCGCTACACCTTGAGGTTTTTTGCCTGAGTGCCGATAAGAGCAATATGGAAACCGTCGGTCTGATTGGCATCTTCGTCTTGGGAGCAGTCGTCGCCTACTATTTGGAAATGTTCAACCAGAAATGGCGTCGACAGCTTCCATAAAACAGAAAGCCCCCACCTGTCGAATTTAGGTATTGCCAGTTGGCACCTTGAATCTTCCATAATCATAGAAGTTGGCAAGCAAGTTATAAAGCAAGGCCCATTGAATTGACCACAATGGCAGAAAGTTGACCCGGACGAAGTTGCTCACCTCTACTCGCAACTCAGCGGACGAAAGAAGTATGATGAGAGCATTTAACTTTGGCTGCAGCCGACAGCGGTCCAGCTTCCCTCAACCGCCGCGTCTGATCCGGGATGGTTCGACAATAAAAAATGAAAAAGTATAGATTACTAATGAATGGTCGGAATTTCCTTGTCAATATTAATGGTAAGCCTAAAAAACACGGGTTTTATCAAAATATCGTCGTTGAAGCTGACAGTCCAAAACAAGCTGAATTATTAGCAATCACTAAGATAAGGCACGATGAAGAATTAAAAAGAGCAACTTTTAACTCTAAAGATGATCCCCCTATTATTCATCTAGATACATTTTGGCAATTAGATATTCTTGACGATGTGGGCGGTTTAGAATTTGGCCGTACATTTTACGCAGAAAAGAAGTGGTGGCAATTCTGGAGATAAATAATGTTTTGTCAAGCGGCTGCAGAAGGAGTGGCAAAATCGCTGGCGCTCCCTTGCCGGCCTGTCAGCCAGGCCGTTATGCGCCTGACCTTCAAATACATAACTGCAATCCATGTAACCTTTTGAAATAGAGAACTTTTTGTGGTTGCTGACACGAATCAGCACTATTCCGGCCATGTCCCCCATTCTCGGCATCCTTCACTACCCTTGACCAATGAACCATGTTTGGCTATGTTTGCGCCATAGAAACGTGATTTCTTATTGTTAATCTGGACAGAGGTGAGTTTCCAATGCCATCACAACTGAGCCAAGCGCATTTAGAACATCAGTTTTGTCGCGACTTCGATAGGGAGTTGGAGCGAGCCAACCTATCCCTTGGCACTTTTCATAAAGTACTAAAAAGGATGGGGACTCCAGGCGGCAATGGGGCTGTTTTTTTGGAGGTTACAGATTAATTATGAAGAAATTATCATGCTCAATCACGATTACTTGC includes:
- a CDS encoding DNA-binding response regulator; amino-acid sequence: IAEFMNVSGKTVETHRDNIRKKFGIKHKKTNLRTHLSSL